DNA sequence from the Pseudomonadota bacterium genome:
TATATATCTCTGGATTAAACGGCAACGGAAAAACAAATCTAATCGAGGCCGTTTATCTTCTGACCGGATCGCGCTCGTTTCGCACAAACTCAACAACCGAGTTGCTGCGCTTTGGGGAGCGCGAGTGTTCTGTCTTTGGTACAGTTACGCAGGCGAGCGGAACCGAGGAGCTAGGACTTATCTTTACCGCGAGCGGACGCACGGGCAGTTTAAACGGCGAGGCGCTTGATTCGATTACCGAGCTGCTCGGACGATTACGGGCGGTCTCGTTTTCCCCGGCAGATCTCTCCCTCGTAAAGGGGGCACCGGCTGGTCGCCGTAAGTTTCTAGACCGGCATATGGTCGATCTGCAGCCCGGATATCTTAAAACTTTGCTCGGATATCAACGTGCTTTAGCTAATAAAAGCGCGCTGTTAAAGCAACAAAACACAACTTATCCACAGCTGAAGGTTTGGAACGAGCTACTAGCAGAGCACGGTGGGAAAGTTGTTGATAACAGGCGTAACTTCATAGAATCATTATCAGATAAGTCGGCAAGCTTTCACTCTGAATATGCCCCAAGCGATGGCCCCCTTACACTTGAACTTGAAAGCGCCATGACGGAGGAGGGGCAAGGGGCGCGCGATTCACGAGATCAGCTCCTTGAGCAGCTTGAGAGGGCGGCCCCCCGTGAAATCGCCATGAGAAGCCCCGTGGTGGGCCCACACCGAGACGATATTAAGATCTCCATATCTGGGGTCGACTGCCGCTCATATGCATCTCAAGGGCAAACCAGAAGCGTTGTGCTCTCCATGAAGCTTGGGGTGATTGAACTTATCGAGTCACAAAACGGTGAAGCGCCTGTTATTCTCTTAGACGATGTTGATTCTGAACTAGACTCTGGCCGCTCAGAGCGGCTCTTTGCAGCGCTACTTAGAAAACCGAGGCAACTGATCATAACCGGGACGACGAGTCCTCCGGAGCAGCTAGGGAGGCACTCAGCTCTGCAGCTGCTGAGAGTTAAAAAAGGGATAGTAGGCCCAGCCTAGCGCGCATAAATGTCCTCCCTGGACAGTTATTTTTACCCTGATATATACCCTGATTTAACACCGCATTAATAAACTGTTTTATATCATATAGTTGCGGGCAAAATCTTCGCATTGTTTGATCTTTACCAAAGGCATCTAACTATCCTATAATATTGCAGTTATCCTGTTTTGGAGAAGTAATGAGTACCGCCCCTACTACCCAATCGACCGGACTGGTCTACGATGCTGGTCAAATTAAGGTTCTAGAGGGCCTTGAAGCAGTTCGTAAAAGACCCGCCATGTATATCGGCGATACGTCTTACCGCGGCTATCACCACCTGATCTGGGAGGTGCTTGATAACTCAGTAGATGAGGCATTGGCTGGATACTGCACAACGATTTCAGTTACCCTGCACACCAACGGATCCGTTACAGTTGAGGATAATGGGCGCGGTATTCCAACAAGTATTCACCCAACAGAGGGTGTTAGTGGAGTGCAGGTCGTTATGACCAAACTGCATGCCGGTGGAAAGTTCGAGAAGGAGGCTTACAAGGTCTCCGGTGGACTACACGGCGTAGGAATCTCAGTTGTGAACGCGCTCTCAGAGTGGCTAAGAGCAGAGATTAAGCAGAACGGAAAGCTGCACGCGATTGAGTTTGGTCGCGGAGATCCTGTTGAGCCTCTCAAGGTTATTGGAGAAGCTACCGGAACTGGAACCAAGGTAACCTTCTATCCTGATCATACGATCTTTCTCGAACAAAAAAGCTTTAACTACGACACCGTAGCGCACCGCGTACGAGAGATGGCGTTTCTTAACGCAGGACTTAGAATTAAGTTGATCGACGAGCGCTCTGACAAGGAGCAGGATTTCTACTTCGAGGGTGGAATCAGAAGCTTCGTTACCTTTATTAATAAAGCAAAGAGCCCGATCTTTCCTGAGCCTATATTTATCTCGGCTGAGCGTGATGGCGTCGGTATCGAAGTAGCGATGCAGTACAACACCGAATACCAAGAGAATATCTATACCTACGCAAACAATATCAACACCCCGGAGGGTGGCACGCATCTGATCGGATTTAAGGCGGCACTGACACGAACACTGAACAACTACGCCAATAAAAACGACCTTCTTAAGGGCTTTAGTGAGGGAATTCAGGGCGACGACACGCGTGAGGGCCTAGTAGCCGTTATTAGCGTTAAGGTTCCGGAGCCACAGTTTGAGGGACAAACTAAATCAAAGCTGGGAAACAGCGAGATTAAGGGCTTCGTAGAGCAGGTTGCTGGAGAGCACCTAGCAAAGTACTTTGAAGAGAACCCCGCTATCGCCAAGATGATAGTTAACAAATCGCTCGAAGCTGCGCGTGCGCGCGAGGCTGCACGCAAAGCACGCGAGCTAGTTCGTCGTAAGGGTGCGCTCGATAGCGCAGCACTACCAGGCAAGTTAGCTGATTGTCAGAATGAAAATCCGGAGGAGGCTGAGATCTTCCTAGTTGAGGGAGAGTCCGCCGGTGGTTCCGCTAAGCAGGGCCGCGACAAGAAGAATCAGGCTATTTTGCCGCTAAAGGGTAAGATCCTAAACGTAGAGAAGGCGCGCTTCGATAAGATGCTCTCGTTTGAAGAGATCCGGATTCTTATCACGGCGCTTGGAACTGGAATCGGATCGGGTGATTTCGACGTAGCGAAGCTGCGCTACCACAAGGTCGTTATTATGACCGATGCCGACGTTGACGGCAGCCATATTCGTACCCTGCTACTGACCTTCTTCTATCGCCAGATGAACGAAGTTATCTCACGCGGGCACCTCTACATAGCCCAGCCGCCGCTCTATAAGCTCAAGAAGGGCAAGATGGAGCGTTACATTAAAAACGAAAAGGAGTTCACTGAGATTATCATAGGTGGCGGCGTTGATGGCGTAACGATCGAAGCCAGTGATGGCAAAGTAACTAAGGCCGATTCCATTAAGGAGCTTCTTGTTCGCCTGATGGATATCCAGAAAGCTCTCAATGAGATTCAGCAGGAGCGGGTTGATAAGCGCGTAATTATAGCGCTATCAGAGTCTGTAATAGCGCTCAACGAGCGTTCTTGGAAGCGCGACGATCTAGAAAAGCTAGTGCCGCAGATACTGGCGGCAGTGAAGATTCGCGTTCCAATTGAGCCGACAGTTGAGGTTGTAGATGAACACGAGGGAGAGAGCAGCTTTAAGATAACAACCCGCTTTAGGGGGCTGACGTACGTAGCTACCATTACGCGACGTCTCTGGATCTCTGAGAAGATTGCCGAGGTTCGTAACGTTTATCACGAAGCGCTTGAGCAGATCGGCCAGGGACCGTTTACGATAACGACCAGCGGAGAGTCAAAGGAGCTTGAAAAGATCGATGCTGTTGAGGCGGTTGCCAACTGGATCGATCAACGGGGCCGCAAGGGGCTCGCCATTACCCGTTACAAGGGATTGGGCGAGATGAATCCTGAGCAGTTGTGGGAAACCACCATGGATCCTACCAACCGCCGAATGTTGCAAGTTACAATTGATGACGCGATCGATGCCGATCAGATCTTTACGGTGCTAATGGGCGACGAAGTTGAGCCACGTAGGAAGTTTATCGAGGATAACGCCCTCAAAATTAGGAATCTTGATATCTAACCAGCTGAAATAGCGCTAAAAAAAGCGCTAGCAGCCAAAAGTTGACCCGCTCGGTCATCTTCGATACGTTTAGGACCTGAAAAGTTAAGGAGTTTGTACCATGGCATCGCCTACTAAAAAGACCTGGAATAGAAGAAATGCTCGCGATGAGAAGAAGATCAAGAGCCGCAATAAGCGCACCCGTAGGGTGGCTAAGGCTGTTAGCTAGCGCGCTAATCCAAGGTCAGTTTTTATAGCGCCGCTGTGCTCTAGAGCTCCTCTTTCTCAATCCGGCGCTGCTCTTTATCTGCACCAAACCCTTGGCGTAATCCTTCATAGGTAAAGCGGGACCTGCTGGCTCGTACCTCATCAAGCCGCACACGAACCTCCTGTGCTCGCCCGTCATAGGACGAGAGCGAGGACTCGTTGCCGGTTTTTGAATAGAGACCAAAAAGGTTGGCCAAGATAGCAGCGTCTTCAATTGCAACGTTCATTCCCTGACCACCGTTTGGCGGAAAGAGGTGTGCGGCGTCCCCACAAAGAAACAGATGATCCTTAACAAACTTATCTGCAATACGGGCATGGATAGAGTAGGTTCTAAAGTCAGTCAGGTGCTCAAGCGTTAAACGCCCCTGGCCGTGCTTTAGAACGAGAGCCTGTACCTGCTCCTCTGGAGAGCCTGTAGCGTGGGGAGCCAAAGCTCCGCTAACCTTAAATAGCCCGCGAGTATTAAGAGGCACGAGAACTAACCTACTATCAGCCCCTACGAAGTAGTGCATATATCCAGCCTCTAGATCGCCCTGCACTAGCGCTTCGCACATAAACGAGCGCTCCTGATATGTTTCGCCAGGAAAAGAGATGTCGGCAGATTTGCGAACAATACTACGCCCTCCGTCGCATCCAACTACGAGGTTACATCTCCATTTTTCAAGCTCTTGATCTGGCCTTCTAACTGTAACCTCAACGTGATCCTCTGATGGCGCTAATTTTATCAGCGAGGTACCCCACTGGACCGCGGTACCTTGAGAATTTAATTGCTCTTCGAGTAAGCGCTCGATGCGCCACTGGTCGATTGAGAGCCCATGTTGCTGCGTCTTGGGATCGTAGAATGAGAAGCCGTAGCGTTGATCCCCATCAATGTAGATCTTGTTGCCGAGCAACTCGATCGCCTGACACCGCACCCGAGCAAGAACCCCTATCTGATCGAGTATGTCTAAGGTGCGGGGTTGAAGACCGCTCGCTCTTGAGGAGGCTTTATCATCCGGCAGATTGCTTGAGATAATAGTAACTGGAGTGTGAGGAAGGCTCAGATTGGCTAAGGTAAGCCCGGCGGGCCCCGCTCCAACAACGAGCAGATCTTTATGTAACATGACGTAATGCCCCTACCCCACTCCTGTAATTTCAACCTGATTGCCGTCTGGATCGAGCGCAACAAAGGAGCTACTAGGCGTAGTTGTTGTAAGCTCTCGGTGCATAGTAAAACCAGCCTTGGTAAGGGTTTCGTAGGTAGCTTTAAGATCTGTAACTGAAAAGCCTAAGCGCAACCCGTTTGATCTTAGTGCCTTGTCGGAGATAGGGTAAATTTCACAGACAACCCCTGCGGCAATCTCGAAAGAGTAGTGAATGGGGCCGGAGCCGTGCCGCTCCTCTTGTAGAGAGAGGCCAAGATTGCGGTAAAAGAGAGCAGTGCTGTCGATATCATGCGCTTTGATAACTATATAAGTTAGGCGCGGTGCGCGAGCATCTGAGAGATCTCCAGGATTATTTTGCGAGTAAGAGAACATCTAAATATTCATCCCAGTATAAACTTGTCGCTGGTCAAATCGGTACATAGCATCCTGCCCCAAAAAAAAGCTTTTTAAAAGCAGCTACCGGGGTGTATTGCCTAACGCCTGGTCGGCAAAGTCTGTCATAATCGTATCAACCCCCCGTGAGCGTAGGTATTTCCAGGTAGTGCGCTCATCAAGGCATGAGCCAGAGACGTTTATCAGCACCTTTGCATTGGCACCGTGCGCCAACAGAATCGCCTCAGATGAGATCCAGCGCTCAAGTTCCACAAACTCAACCCCGTAGTTAAGAGCCTCTTGCAGCTCCTGCATGTTCAAACAGCGGGCTAAAAGCCGGGCTTGAGGGAAGTGCTCTCGAACGACCTTCAGTCGCGCGGAGCTCCTGATCTGAAGAAGAACCTGATGGAGCTGATTCTCGGAGCGCGCAAGCTCTAGGGCTTGCAGAACCAGCGCGTCTGATTCGCCCTTAAAATCTAGCTGTAGGGTAGCAGAGCTGCCCTTCACAAGGTTTAGGGCCTCTAAGAGCGTAGGTATATGGTCGAGTGCCGTCCTAAACCCAAGCGAAATCTCGTTACGGGCCTTGATAGAGAGCCCCTGAACCCGAGCACCGCGCAGCTCCCTGGGGGCGTTCGAATTATGAAGGCTCAAGCTTCCATCATGAAAGAGAAAGAGATCCCCAGCATCGGAGCGCCGCACATCAACTTCAAGAAAGGAGACCCCGGATGTCATCGACTCTCTAAAAGCAGCCAGTGAATTATCCGGCAACTCCCTATGCACACTACCCCGATGGGCAACGGCTAGGTGGGCTGCGGGGGTTAGGGGCGTTAGTGGGCCGACCCCTGCCATGTAAAAACATGGGCAGCAGCCAGATACGGCCAAGACAAACAGAACAAGCAACTGATAGCGTAAGCACCGAAGGGTTAACACAGTAGTAGTATACCACCGGATCGAATGAACGCGCAGCGAGAAACATTGATAAAAACGGGGAGAGCTTCCCTACCCTGCATAGTTGCGATCTGCGCCGTTATAATCGCAACCATCCTTAGATCTCTGTGTGCTTCCGGGGAGCTGTGGTTAGATGAGCTGTGGTCAATAGTTCTTCTTCAGGACGTGCAGGATTCAAGCGATCTTCTGCTCAAGGTTCGCCACGATAATAATCACCTCTTAAATAGTTTGTGGATGTGGGTACTGGGGCCAACGGCTAGCCCCATAGCATATCGTATACCGTCAATTCTTTATGCGGCCATGACGCTTGCTTGCCTAGCAATTGCGCTAAACAGGAGTGGCTTTGGCTGGAGTGGTGCCATCTGGAGCGTGCTTATAGCGAGCTCTTATCCGCTCGTACTGCTTGGATCGGAGGCGCGTGGCTATGCGCTATCTTTACTATGCGCGATGATCTGCTTTCTTGTACTGGTTGAAGCAGCTAGCGGTAAGCAGCAGAGATATAAGGCGTACGTTTTTTCCGTAGCTGCCATACTTGGGATCCTATCGCACGGGGTCTTTATCCCCTTTTATATCTCCGCCCTAGCCTGGCTTTTATATCTCACACTTTTACAGAGGGGGCGTGTAGCCAGTTTGTTATGGATAGCCACAATCGCTCCAACGCTTATAGCTATTCTAATAGGCTTTTTTTTCTATCGGGAGATAGTTATAGGAGGCGGACCACAGGCCTCTTATCTGCAGGTGTTTCTCTCAACGTTGAGCGTCTCCTTTGGAGGAACGGAGCTTTCAGCCTTTAATCCGCAGGGGGCCGCAGTGGCGGCGCTGCTGGCAGTGCTAGTGGCTCTTATCATTATTATTGAACTGATACTCTGGGTGCGCGAGCGCGATCCGATTTCAATCCTTGTAGCAGTCAGTATTATCCTTCCCGTGGTAATAGTTTTAATCCTAAGGCCATCATTTATACTGAGCCGTTATTTTGCACTACCGATCCTACTAAGCTATCTAGTAGCGGCGAGATTTTTATGCCGCCTAGCCCGACAGGGGGCGCTAGGAGGGGCGATCGCAGTGCTTGCGATCGGGGGGTATCTTTGGGGTAACGGCCAGCACGTATTTGAACTTATGCGGTACCAGCGCTCGCACGCTGTACGAATATTTCAGGAGGCGCGCGCGAGTAGCGCCGAGCAGGGTGTATCGTTTGGTGGGGACCAGGACAATAGGAACGAGCTGCGCTTGCGCTACGGGCGCATGATTGACCCGGCGCTTAGTAGCATCGTGTATGTACCGGACTTTAGTAACGCGACCAGCGCGCCTGATTTTATCGTGCGCGAATGGCTTGAAAGGGGTGTAGAGATTCCGCAGAGCTTTACCGGGCCGCACGGAGATAGCTACACCCTGAGGCATCTCTATAAGGCGCCACTCCTTAGTGGAGCTACGGCCGGGGTGTATGCAAAGCAAGCATCACAGTAGAGAAACAGTAGAGAATTAGGGCACTAAGCAGACATGCGAGGGCCCTAAAGATTACCTACAGAGCGAACCTCTTCAGTCTCTTCCTCTGGGATGGAATTAGCTGGGCGCAGGAGCTCAAGAAAATTCAGATCTACAGCAAAGCTCTCTCTAAGCGAATACAACCCAATTGCTGCTAATGAGAAGCAAACTACTCCCACCAATTGAGTCGCCCCAACGGTGCCAAGATAGGGCTTTAGGGCCAGAAAGCTAAGCGAGATCGGGATCGTTGAGCCACGTACAAAATTGGGAACGGTCGAGGCAACGGTCGCGCGCAGGTTAGTTCCAAACTGCTCCGCAGCCGTTGTTACAAGCACACACCAATATCCGATGCTAAAACCGGCCAATAAGCAAAGGGTATAGAAATAAGAGGCTGACTGGCCGTGACCTAATAGGATCCCTGAGATCGTTACTAATGCGCAGGCTAGGAAAATAGCGAGGGAGCGTTTTCTGCTTTGAAGAGCTTGGCTAAGAAAGCCGCTTGCAAGGTCGCCTGCCGTAATTCCGATCGAATGACAGAGCAAGGCATTTACTGCGCTCACCTCCTCTTGTAACCCCAAGGCACGACCAAGCTCCGGAGCAAGGGTTACGATCAGAGTTATAAAGAAAAACATCGGAACACCAAGAAATATACACGAGAGGTATCTCCAGGCTCTTTCTGGAGTGAGCAACATCTTAAGATCTCCGCGTGCGATATCCTTGTTATTCTTTACAGAGTTAAAAAGCCCAGACTCGTAAACACCAACCCGCAGGGCCAAAAGCGAGAGGCCGCCGATACCGCCGATAATATAGGTCGTTCTCCAGTATACTATGTTGCCGATAACAGCAGCAGCGATAGCACCGGAGACCCCCACCGTTGCTACTATCATTGTTGCTAACCCACGTCGCTCCTTAGGCATCATCTCTGAGACAAGGGTAATGCCAGCTCCGATCTCGCCTGCCAGGCCGATCCCCGCTACTAATCTTAGCAGCGCGTAGCTAGGGACATCTTGAACAAAGGCGTTGAGAAGAGTTGCGATTGAATATAAGAGGATCGATCCAAAGAGTACCTGAACACGCCCAAGTTTATCGCCTAGAACTCCCCATAGAAGGCCGCCAAGAAGCATGCCTCCCATCTGCATATTGAGTAGATACA
Encoded proteins:
- a CDS encoding FAD-dependent monooxygenase, whose product is MLHKDLLVVGAGPAGLTLANLSLPHTPVTIISSNLPDDKASSRASGLQPRTLDILDQIGVLARVRCQAIELLGNKIYIDGDQRYGFSFYDPKTQQHGLSIDQWRIERLLEEQLNSQGTAVQWGTSLIKLAPSEDHVEVTVRRPDQELEKWRCNLVVGCDGGRSIVRKSADISFPGETYQERSFMCEALVQGDLEAGYMHYFVGADSRLVLVPLNTRGLFKVSGALAPHATGSPEEQVQALVLKHGQGRLTLEHLTDFRTYSIHARIADKFVKDHLFLCGDAAHLFPPNGGQGMNVAIEDAAILANLFGLYSKTGNESSLSSYDGRAQEVRVRLDEVRASRSRFTYEGLRQGFGADKEQRRIEKEEL
- the recF gene encoding DNA replication/repair protein RecF, with the translated sequence MFVSKVKLYKFRNLADQQVELSEGPVYISGLNGNGKTNLIEAVYLLTGSRSFRTNSTTELLRFGERECSVFGTVTQASGTEELGLIFTASGRTGSLNGEALDSITELLGRLRAVSFSPADLSLVKGAPAGRRKFLDRHMVDLQPGYLKTLLGYQRALANKSALLKQQNTTYPQLKVWNELLAEHGGKVVDNRRNFIESLSDKSASFHSEYAPSDGPLTLELESAMTEEGQGARDSRDQLLEQLERAAPREIAMRSPVVGPHRDDIKISISGVDCRSYASQGQTRSVVLSMKLGVIELIESQNGEAPVILLDDVDSELDSGRSERLFAALLRKPRQLIITGTTSPPEQLGRHSALQLLRVKKGIVGPA
- a CDS encoding MFS transporter, with protein sequence MTTQASTTQAPKQATQTALRAAIFVAALGYFVDVYDIALFGIVRVDSLKELGLNSQESLLTSGVYLLNMQMGGMLLGGLLWGVLGDKLGRVQVLFGSILLYSIATLLNAFVQDVPSYALLRLVAGIGLAGEIGAGITLVSEMMPKERRGLATMIVATVGVSGAIAAAVIGNIVYWRTTYIIGGIGGLSLLALRVGVYESGLFNSVKNNKDIARGDLKMLLTPERAWRYLSCIFLGVPMFFFITLIVTLAPELGRALGLQEEVSAVNALLCHSIGITAGDLASGFLSQALQSRKRSLAIFLACALVTISGILLGHGQSASYFYTLCLLAGFSIGYWCVLVTTAAEQFGTNLRATVASTVPNFVRGSTIPISLSFLALKPYLGTVGATQLVGVVCFSLAAIGLYSLRESFAVDLNFLELLRPANSIPEEETEEVRSVGNL
- the gyrB gene encoding DNA topoisomerase (ATP-hydrolyzing) subunit B, which codes for MSTAPTTQSTGLVYDAGQIKVLEGLEAVRKRPAMYIGDTSYRGYHHLIWEVLDNSVDEALAGYCTTISVTLHTNGSVTVEDNGRGIPTSIHPTEGVSGVQVVMTKLHAGGKFEKEAYKVSGGLHGVGISVVNALSEWLRAEIKQNGKLHAIEFGRGDPVEPLKVIGEATGTGTKVTFYPDHTIFLEQKSFNYDTVAHRVREMAFLNAGLRIKLIDERSDKEQDFYFEGGIRSFVTFINKAKSPIFPEPIFISAERDGVGIEVAMQYNTEYQENIYTYANNINTPEGGTHLIGFKAALTRTLNNYANKNDLLKGFSEGIQGDDTREGLVAVISVKVPEPQFEGQTKSKLGNSEIKGFVEQVAGEHLAKYFEENPAIAKMIVNKSLEAARAREAARKARELVRRKGALDSAALPGKLADCQNENPEEAEIFLVEGESAGGSAKQGRDKKNQAILPLKGKILNVEKARFDKMLSFEEIRILITALGTGIGSGDFDVAKLRYHKVVIMTDADVDGSHIRTLLLTFFYRQMNEVISRGHLYIAQPPLYKLKKGKMERYIKNEKEFTEIIIGGGVDGVTIEASDGKVTKADSIKELLVRLMDIQKALNEIQQERVDKRVIIALSESVIALNERSWKRDDLEKLVPQILAAVKIRVPIEPTVEVVDEHEGESSFKITTRFRGLTYVATITRRLWISEKIAEVRNVYHEALEQIGQGPFTITTSGESKELEKIDAVEAVANWIDQRGRKGLAITRYKGLGEMNPEQLWETTMDPTNRRMLQVTIDDAIDADQIFTVLMGDEVEPRRKFIEDNALKIRNLDI
- a CDS encoding VOC family protein, with the translated sequence MFSYSQNNPGDLSDARAPRLTYIVIKAHDIDSTALFYRNLGLSLQEERHGSGPIHYSFEIAAGVVCEIYPISDKALRSNGLRLGFSVTDLKATYETLTKAGFTMHRELTTTTPSSSFVALDPDGNQVEITGVG
- a CDS encoding glycerophosphodiester phosphodiesterase family protein, translating into MLTLRCLRYQLLVLFVLAVSGCCPCFYMAGVGPLTPLTPAAHLAVAHRGSVHRELPDNSLAAFRESMTSGVSFLEVDVRRSDAGDLFLFHDGSLSLHNSNAPRELRGARVQGLSIKARNEISLGFRTALDHIPTLLEALNLVKGSSATLQLDFKGESDALVLQALELARSENQLHQVLLQIRSSARLKVVREHFPQARLLARCLNMQELQEALNYGVEFVELERWISSEAILLAHGANAKVLINVSGSCLDERTTWKYLRSRGVDTIMTDFADQALGNTPR